The sequence CCTCTTTCCGATATGAATGATATGCTCTCCAAAGGTCTCCCATGCAGTCTTCGAATGTGTCACCATTATGACTGTCCCACTCCTCTTTTTGACCTCTTGAATGATATTGGATAACACTTTGATCTCCGTTTCCTCATCCAATGCTGAAGTCGGCTCATCCAGCAGATATACTTTAGGATTGATTAATAATGCTCTCGCTAGCGCTACCCTTTGTTTTTCCCCACCTGATAAATCTTTCACATTTTCATCAAGGGATTTATGTAGATGGACTACTTGTAGAGAATGCTTCAACTCTTCTTCTGTCGCCTCCACTTGATCAGAAAACCATTTGCCTTTTTGTAAATTTTCTTCTATACTACCGGAAAAAATAAGTGGAGTTTGTGCTACCATGATGACTTCTCTCCGATGCTCAACCGCATCCCTTTCATCTAAATGTTGATTTTGGAATAGGATTTCACCCTTATCCGGAATCAACATTTTATTTAATAATTTTAATAAAGTAGATTTCCCCGAACCACTTTCCCCAACAACACACGTCACTCGATTACTAGGTATTTTCATCTCATCAATCTGAAGGATTTCCTTGTATCTTACCTTTTTCAAATGAAACAATCATAACACCCCACAATCCACTCTCATCCATTTCACTATATCAGATTTTTGAGGAGCTCTATATTAAATTTATGTATAGAAATAACCTATGAGAGTAACCCCCACAGGCTTTTCAATACTTATAGGTCATCAAAACCGTTTATGTCTGATGTCTTTGTATATTGGCGCGATTTTTGCTCAAAGAAATCTGTCTTTCCTAAATCCACCTCTTGATACGCAATGATCCAACGTAACGGGTTCGTCCGATAACCTTCAAACGGAGCTTGGAATCCCAATTGTTCTGCTCTTTTGTTCGCCATGAATTTTACATAAGCATCCAACTCTTGCATAACAATCCCTGCGATTTCATTCCCGATAATCTCCTGACCCCATTCAATTTCTAACTGTGCAGCAGTACGGAAAGTCTCTTGGCCAAATACTTTCAGCTCGTCCGTCCAATATTCAGGGTGTTCCTTCAATGTTTCTTTAAAAATTTTTTCAAATAACCCAACATGAATTTGTTCATCTCGATTAATATAATTAATCATAGTACTTGTCGCAATCATTTTTTGATTCCGAGCTAAATTGTAGAAAAAGGCAAATCCAGAATAGAAAAACAACCCTTCTAAAATTACATCATAAATGATCGCCTTCAAAAAGTTTTCAATTGTCGGCTTATTCGCAAAATCGATATAACCATTCGTAACAAAATCATTTCTCTTTCTCAAAATAGGTTCATTTCTCCAGTAATCAAATACCTCATCTTGTATTTTCTTGGGTACAATACTGGATAAAACATAGCTGTATGAATGATTATGAATTACTTCCTGTTGAGCGAGAATAATCATGAGAGCGTTTAGGCTTGAATCTGTTATATAATCGGCCACTTTTCCTGCAAAATCAGTTTGAATACTATCTAATAAGGCAAGTAATCCGATTACCTTTAAAAATGTATCTTGCTCCTTTTCTGTCAACATTGGAAATTGTTTAATATCCTGTGACATATTGATTTCGAACGGGGTCCAAAAATTAGACAGCATTCTTTTATACTTTGGATAGGCCCAAGAAAACCGAACATCATCCCAGTTTAAAACATTGGAAGATTGTCCATTTATAATTCCAGTAGAACAATTGGGCGCAGTTGGGTCCATTAGTAAACGTTTTTCAATTATAGTCATTTCCTTCTCCCTCTCTTTAGCTTTCACAACTTTCACATTCTTCTATAAAACTGCTTGATGTTGATCGGACATAATACGTTGTTTTCAACCCAGATTTCCAGGCATCCATATGTAAAATTAGTAATGCACTCGCTTTAATATCATGGGTTACGTAAAAATTAAAGGAAATCGCTTGGTCTATATGCCGTTGACGTTTTGCGTTTTGTTGAATAGACCAATGTTGGTCAATTTCATAAGCATTTTTATAATACCAAGTCGTTTTTGCTGATAAATCGGGTGCAGTGACGGGAATTTTGTAATTTTTCTTTTCCTCTGAATATTCTTTTCTAAAAATAGGATCGATACTTGCGGTAGAACCGGCTATAATCGATGTTGTTGAGTTTGGGGCGATCGCCATTAAGTAACCATTTCGTATCCCATGCTCTTGGACTTCATTCTTCAATTCCTGCCATTTTGGAGAAATATACCCTTTACGGTTGAAATATCTCCCATTCTGCCATTCTGAACCTTCAAAGTGAGGGTATTTTCCTTTTTCTTTCGCTAATTTTACACTTGCACGTATCGTATAATAAGCAATCTCTTCATAAAGTCGATCACAATATTCAACAGCTTCTTCACTTTCCCATTTAATCCCTTGAAGAGCCAATAAATGATGCCATCCAAATGTCCCCAATCCAATTGATCGGTATTTTTGATTCGTTATTTGTGCTTGCAAGACCGGAATTGTATTAATATCAATTACATTATCAAGCATGCGCACTTGAATGGAGATCAGCCGTTCCAAAACATTGTCTCTCACACTTCTCGCCAATGAGATCGAGGAAAGATTACAGACGACAAAGTCCCCAGGTATTTTATAGGTTACAATCTTTCCATCTACAACTTTTTCTTCTTCCATGACGGTTGGACTCATATTTTGGGTAATTTCTGTACATAAGTTACTGCAGTATATGATTCCTTTATGTTTATTTGGGTTTTCACGATTCACTGTGTCTCGATAAAACATATAAGGTGTCCCTGTTTCCAATTGGGAAATCATGATAGATTTAAAAATTTCAATGGCTGGAACTCGTTTTTTTGATAATAGGGGATGATGAACACACTTCCAATATCTTTGTGTAAACTCACCATTTTCCTCCTCATCATAAAAATCTTCTAATGAATATCCTAATACCCTTCTAACTTCATGAGGATCGAATAAATACCAATCTTCCCGCTGTTCAACATGCTTCATGAAAAGGTCAGGAATACATACACCTGTGAATAAATCATGTGTACGCTGCCGCTCATCCCCATTGTTAAGTCTCGTATCTAAAAAGGCGAAAATATCCTTATGCCAAACATCTAAATAAACAGCAATTGCCCCTTGTCTTTGCCCCAATTGATCAACGGAAACAGCTGTGTTATTCAATTGTTTCATCCAAGGAATAACCCCTGAACTCACTCCTTTAAACCCTTTAATATCACTGCCTCTACTGCGGATTTTCCCCAAATAGACACCGATTCCTCCACCATTTTTACTTAATGTCGAAATATCCGTATTCGAATCGTAAATACTACGTAAATCATCTTCCACCGTATCGATAAAGCAACTAGATAATTGCCCATAACCTTTTCCGGCATTTGCTAAAGTAGGGGTGGCCACGGTCATATATAAATTGGATAAGGCCCAATAAGCCTCCTCAACTAAAGTTAATCTCTGTTCTTTTGGTTCATTTTTCATTAAAGTCATTGCTATCACCATAAAACGCTCTTGTGGCAATTCGTATAATTGACCATCATGCGTTTTGGCCAAATAACGATCGGCTAACGTTACAATCCCGATATAAGAAAATAGCTGATCTTTATCTGGATTTAGAACTGATTGTAAATAGGATATTTCCTGTAATGAATACTTTTCTAATAAACTTTCACTATAAATCCCCAACTTTGTTAGTGTAGAAATCAATTGATAAAAAGAACCATATTTTTCTTCTTCATCATAACCTCTAGCCCTTGCTACCTGTCGATAGAGCCTACGAATAAAAACAGACGAAGCAATATAGGTCCAATCAGGTTCATTCATACTAATTCTTTCAACAGCTGATAAAATTAAAATATTATAGACATCATCCTCTAATGAAATTTCCCTTGATCTTAAAGAGATTAATACCTTTTCTCTAAAATCCTCCAGGGGAATATGTGGGAATTTAGCAGCCATCTCAGCTATTAAATACTCTACTTTTTCTATCATTTCTTCAATTGATGTATGTTTAGTCATATCGGTCATTTTATTTTCCTCCTACCATTCAATCTGCGGTATGATTCTTATCTCGTTCCTTTTTCCTCTCTTGTGCTGCATGAAATAATTCCTTTTCTTTATCTGTCTCAGGAATGACTTTTGGTACCGGAGATGGAACACCGTTTTCATCAACGGCTACCATTGTGAGCATCGAAGTCGTCGTTAGTAACCTTTCCCCAGTTGTTAAATGCTCACTCTCGACTTTTACAAATACCTCCATTGACGTTCGACCAGTCGAAACAACTACTGCTTCCAATATCAAAATATCCCCAACCTTTGCAGAAGACACAAAGTCAACTTGATCGATAGAAGCTGTTACAACCACTTTTTTAGAATGTTTCATCGCACATATCGCTGCTATTTCATCAATATAGGAAAGGACCGTCCCGCCAAAAATTGTTCCCATATGATTTGTATGCGGCGGTAAAACGAGCTTTGATTGATACGTTCTAGATATATTCGACGAAATTTCAGTTTTCATTCTCATCCCCACTTCCATTTTTCCACTACTCATATTGGGATTCGAGAAAGGGAACGATCGTCCAATCTATTTGTTTTATATATATAAAAAAACCCATTCCAAGAATGGGTTTTTTAACGTTGATAAATAAATAGACATTGAACTTGTCTACAAGACTACCATCGTTATTTCTCCCCAACTCCCGAAGAAGAACATACGCTATAAATACGGCAGGTCTCCTGACTTGTGCTTCCTCCTACTCTAAGACCTTCCCATCAAAGAATGACAGTGGTTGTTCTTATTTCGTTTGCACTTACAGTTGCGGGGACAGCTCTGGATTTTCACCAGATTCCCTTTTCAGTCTAAAAATAGACACCGTATTTATCGGTTATTCACTATATATAGTAGTGTTATTTTCTATAAACACAAAATATTGCATCATCAAATGTTAACTATAAAGGAATCTCTCTCTTTTTACAAGGATTTTATAAAAATTGCGGAGAATGAAGCTCATATCGTCCATTCATTTTTCAGTTTCTACGCTAGTTTGCCATTGCATATTTCCCCCGGGAATTTGATCATTTCCCATAGACTTTTGCACTACTCCTTGCTAGATTTGCGCTTGTACTCTGATTTTTTGATTATTTCCAAGCATATATGCTCATTTCCCGTATCTTTTTGCACTTCTTTTAGGAATCTCCAACACTATGTGCTTCCCTAATCTACTAGATGACGTTTTTCCCTATTATCAACCTTCTGATGACTGTTCCATAGCGATTCTGCGTTTTAGTTTTTTATCAGGAGTCGTCAGGAAGATGACGGCTATGATAATAAACAGTCCTCCTAATAGCTGGTATGCTCCGAACACTTCCTTTAACCAAATCACGGAGACGATGGCCGCTACGAATGGTTCGATACTGGATAGAATGCCTGTTTCGGTTGCGGTCAAATACTTTAGACTTCCTATATATAGAACAAATGATAGGGTTCCACTTGCGATAATGACTAGTAACATGGCAAAGGTCGACATGGTTAACGTATCAGTAAAATATTGTGGTGTGAGGGAATGATTAAATATAAGTAAAACGATGCCTCCTAGTAGCATTCCCCAACCTACGATTATAAGTGTTCCCCATTTTTTAATTAGTGGTGCTGGCTGGATCGTATAAAAGGCAAAACCAACAGCCGTTAATATTCCAAACAGGATGGCCTGTTTCGATAAAACGATGCTTTCTATCGAACCATTTGTAATAAGAAAATACGTACCTGCTATAGCGGCCACGACGGCTAAAAATTGTCTCCTAGAAGGAAAACTTCTCCCCTGTACTGAAACATAAATCGTAATGAGAACAGGTCCAAGAAACTGGAATAATGTCGCCGTTACCGCATTGCTATATTGTAGTGCTTCTATAAAAGTATACTGAGCACCCAACATACCGATAATGGAGAAGAGCACCAGTTGGATGGAATGGGATTTATGCTTCCAAATAGCCAATATATTTTGTTTTTTTACAAATGCCAAATACCCCAACATCGTGATTCCCGCCAGTAACAGCCGAATAACTAAAAAATCGCTAGATGACATGTTCGTCTGTTGAAAAAACCACTGAATCATAGGACCAGATAATCCCCAAAATGTAGCACCTGTTATAATCATTACAAGACCAAGTTGACGTGATGTTTTCATGCTATGCCCCTCCCTGCACTCATTATTTAGCAATCAATGACATAGGTATTATAGGGAATTTCTGATACTATATGAAGGATCAGTTTTATATAAACAAAAGGGGTCAGATAACATGTTTCAATTCACTCCAAAGCTTGATGCTAATTTAAAAAAACCACTATATGTACAGTTGTATGAGGAGATCAAACATGAAATCAAAACGGGGAATTTATCTCACCATACGAAGCTTCCTTCTAAAAGGAAATTAGCTCATCATTTACAAATTAGCCAAAACACGATTGAAGCAGCATACGATCAGCTTGTCGCGGAAGGATATATCAAAGCCATTCCTCGCAAGGGCTTCTATGTATGTGAAATGGAACAACCGATTTTTAACCCCAAAAAGTCGTTTGAGCCAATTGAAGAAAAAAGAGAGGATAAAAAGTTTACGTTTGATTTCACCCATTCGGGAGTGGATCCGCGTTCTTTCCCATATACCACTTATCGTAAATTAGCCAGTGACATATGGCGTTCCGAACGCGAGTCATTGCTTTTACTTGGGCATCCACAAGGGGAATATGATCTTCGAGAGGCCATTGCTTTGTATATTTATGAGTCCCGTGGTGTTCGATGTTCCCCTAGTCAAATTGTGCTTGGGGCTGGTACTCCCTACTTAATAAAACAACTTGTCCTCCTGCTCAAAAATAGTACATGGGCCGTTGAAGACCCTGGATATCATCGAAAGCTAATGATTTTCGAAAAAGGGGTGGAAAACACGAAATTAATCCCTCTTGATCGAGATGGAATCATCTTATCTGAATTAGAAAAGAGCAAGGCTAATGTTGTCTTTGTTACACCTTCCCACCAATTTCCTTGCGGGATGATCATGCCGATTTCAAGAAGAATGCAGTTATTACATTGGGCTGAAAAAGGAGACAACCGCTATATTATTGAAGATGATTACGATAGCGAATTCCGTTATTCAGGAAAGCCCATTCCTGCATTACAGGGATTGGATTCCAATCATAAAGTCATCTATATGAGCACATTCTCCAAATCATTTCTTCCATCGTTACGGATAAGTTATATGGTCTTGCCTAAACCACTTATACAACGGTTTCAAAAAGATTTTTTCCATGCACAAACGGTATCACGTATCGACCAAGAAATTTTGAAAAGATTTTTGCAAGAAGGACATTTTGAAAAACATATTCACAGGATGCGAGTCATTTATAATAAGAAAAGAGATCTGCTCTTTTCTTACATGTCTACTTATTTCCCCCCCTATATTGAAATCATTGGCCAGGATTCCGGATTGCATGTGTTAGTACGTGCAAATAATGGCATGACAGAAAATGAACTAATTTGCACAGCAGCCCAATTAGGGGTTAAAGTTTATCCGGTTTCCACATATGGGAAGTCTGATAATCAAACAGTTTTACTCGGTTTTGCCCTCTTATCTGAAGATGAAATACGAGAAGCAGTCCAATTGCTGGCTAAAGCTTGGTTTAAACGTTGAAAACACATAATATAGATGTACTACCAAGCCGGTCCACAGTTCAAATTCATATTCAGTTAATTGGTTTGTTCAATTTTCATTGCAGAAAAATTAAAGATACTATAACATAAATCCATTATCATTAATTGTTCGGTGTAAGAATGAGGTGAAAAGGAATGGATAAAGACCAAGAAGTAGATATTCAATCGGTTATTGATATCTGTTTACTAGCAGGTCGGATTATGATGCAAAGTGGGGCTGAAACATACCGAGCGGAAGATACGATGACTAGGATGGCGGCCGCTTATGGGATTTCTCAGACCCATAGTTTTGTAACGCCAACCGGTATTATTTTTTCAATGGATGGTGTAAATCCAACTAGGCTTGTGAGAATTAATGAGCGGTCAACCGACCTGGAGAAAGTCGCCCGTGTGAACAGCATTTCTCGAAAAATTTCAAGTGGGGATATTAGTTTATCGGAAGCTAGTGCAGCATTAAAGGAATTAGAAAAAGCAAACTTAGCCTTTCCCGTTTGGATTCAAATCATTGCAGCAGCAGTTGCTAGTGGCTGCTTTTTAATTATGTTTAAAGGGATTTGGGGAGACTTTCTTCCTGCCTTTTTTGTCGGAGGAATCGGATTTTCTAGTTTGCTACTGATCCACCATTTTACAAAGGTAAAATTTTTCGCTGAATTTAGTTCATCCTTTGTGATTGGATTGCTATCTGTTTTGCTCGTTAGTCTTGGCTTAGGAGAGCAACTTGATAAAATTATCATTGGATCTGTTATGCCACTTGTTCCAGGTTTACTGATTACAAATGCTGTCCGTGACTTAATGGCAGGGCATTTTGTTTCTGGCCTTTCTAAGGGAGCCGAGGCTTTTTTAACAGCCTTCGCTATTGGGGCCGGTGTAGCCGTTGTCTTCTCATTTTAGAAAAATAGAAAGATGATTAGGATATCTTTTCAAAGAAAGGAACGAAGCGCATGAATTATATAATCGAACAACTCTCCCTTAGTTTTATCGCTTCGGCTGGATTTGGGATTATTTTTAACGCTCCTCGGCACTCCTTAATACAATGTGGATTTGTCGGGATGATCGGATGGATTTCGTATATTGTACTTGCGGATTCAGGGGTCGATACCGTTCAAGCATCATTCGTCGGGGCCTTTTTTGTTGCTTTAATTGGGCATGTTATGGCAAAAAGATATAAAATGCCGATTATTATTTTCAGTGTGGCTGGAATTATCCCGCTCGTTCCTGGAGGATTATCGTATGATGCGATGCGACACGTGGCTGGAAATGATTATATGGCGGCCATTCCATTAGCAACGAAAGCTTTTATGATTTCTGGCGCAATTGCAATGGGACTCGTTTTCGCAGAAGTCATGGTTCAACTTGTGCTTAAAGGGGTTAAGCGTTAAAGCACAACCACCCCTAAAAAAAACTAACATGATGAAGAATTAAACGTTAGTCCCATTTTTCGGGAAGTATTTCTGAACTTTAGAACAGGAGGAAGACCCCCTAACATTATATTAGTATATTGCATCTAATTATTATACAATGGAAGAAAATTCAAAAAGAGAAAGGATGCCACTATGCCTAAAGTTCCAACACTTATACAATTTGATCGAATAACCCATGAAACGATGCCACATTATTATGATTTCGCCATTTCTTTACAAGCTATAAAAGACGCACTAATAAAAGAGACCCATACATCTTATCAAATGTATCGAGCTGAAGATAATATGGAAGAAATATGGGACATTGTAAATCAAATGGTTCAACATCAATCAGAGAAGGTAAAGATTATGGCTCATGTCTTTGATTGTATGGAGATTGCCACTATTGGATATACATCATTCAATAACGAGAATCAGTTCATCGTTAAACCTTCTATAAATAATAATGTTTTTCTTTTTCAAGATTTTAACGTAGCATTGGCCAAGTTGCCGATTTATCAGAATCACGAAGACTATGAGGAAGATTTTATTTTTGCGAAAGATGATCAAAGTTTACTAGAATTCTCTCAATACATTTATGAAAAGCAAAAAAAGTATATGCAAGGATTTATTAATATTTTTGTTGATACGGATGAGGGAATTGAGCGGGTTAAAGAGCGCATTACAAATCAAGTAAAGCGTGAAGATGTTCTGTTAGATGAGGAGATGAAGACAGAAATCTTTCGTTCATTTGATGAATTTTTTCTCCATAGCGGGGAATTTTTTAAAAAATATCAAATTCCATATAAAAGAGGAATTCTTCTTTATGGAGCACCTGGTAATGGAAAGACAACCCTTGTAAAATCAATTGCAGGAAGCGTTGATGCCCCTGTTGTTTATTGGCAAATTACAGAATACACAACGAGTTACTCCATTAAGGAAGTATTCTCAACAGTTACAAAAATGGCACCTATGATTCTAGTAATAGAAGATATTGATTCCATGCCAGAGGAGACTCGATCTGTCTTTTTGAATACACTGGATGGCGCCGCTTCTAAAGAAGGGATTTTCTTAATTGGCACAACCAACTATCCTGAAAAAATTGACCCAGCCCTAATCAACCGTGCTGGTCGGTTTGACCGTGCATATGAAATTAACCTTCCAAACTATGAAGCTCGCAAGCAATATTTGCAGGCAAGAAAGATGGAACAATTCATGTCTGAAGAGGAGATCGAACAATTAGCACAAGAAACAGATGGACTATCGATTGCTCAATTGAATGAACTATACATGTCAATTGCTTTACAATGGCATTACGATAAGAAAGTAAAGGTTGACAAGATCATTCAAGAACTGCAAACAAATAACAAAAAAACTTGGCGCCAAGATTGGGAAACAGATCCAAGACAATCGATGGGATTTGGATTTTAACGAGAAATTTTCATAGATAGCGAATGATTTATGAGATGACAAGGATGGTGTCATCTCTTTTTATTTACCTGAAAAAGTATTATTTGGAAGCTGTTTTAAATTTCATTTCTTTGATGCGATAGAGTACATTTTTACATAATTATTAATATATATAAATATTTATGCTAATATATAGAAAACGGACGTATGAAGGCATCATAAATTTGAAAGAAGGGGTTTTTTGGGTTTATATTTTACATATGTTCTAGCAGGTCTTGCCATTGCGTTACCTGTTGGGGCTATAACGGTTGAAATGATGAAACAAGGTCTAAAGAAGGGCTTTATCCATGGTTGGGCTGTGGGCCTAGGTGGAATGACAATAGACTTCATATTAATCATCGCCTTATATATGGGATTAGCTTCTATCCTATCATTGCCTTACATTCAAACTCCCATGTGGCTTATAGGAGCCTGTTTCTTAGCGTTTTTGGGTTATGATTCTATTAAAAATGCGGACAAAGATATCACAATGGCTGGTGAAAAGCCAACTCAATCATTCTCCAGCTCCTATAGAAATGGTTTACTTGTCGCTATTTCCCCGGGAAATCTCGTGTTTTGGATATCCGTTTTCGGAGCCGTCCTTTCCGATTCCTATGATACAACACAACCAGTAAAATTTCTAATCGTTGCATCCGGTATCCTAACCGGAATCATACTCCACGATGTTGCATTACTCACAATCGTATCCATAACAAGAAAAGTCATGAACCGAACCATGATCAAATGGATATCCATCATCGCAGGATGTATCCTCATCAGCTTTTCCGGATACTTTTTCCTCGAATTCATTACCAGTTTTTACTAGGTGCCAGGCACCATCCATTTTATGGATGGTGCCTGGCATTCATAAATTCTAATGTTTGTCTTAATCCTTCTTCATAGGAGGTCCGGGGAACTGGGCCGATGATCTTTTCGTATTTTCCCCCATTTAGTACGACTGGGTTCTCGTTCAAATATAACATCTCCACAAACTCACGCATTCCCTTATCAAACAGCCCCATGAAGCGAATCATATTTTTCGTGGCAGTTGAAACCTTTTTTCTATATCCCGTAATTTCCTTGACAATCTGAACTATATCCTTACCTGTGATGACACCAAACCCTGGAATATTCCAATTTTGATTGTAAGCATCATCACGTAATGATAGTTCCACTAATGCTTTGGCTCCGTCTGGTGTAAAAATATATTCTCTAGCTATTTTTTGATCTCCTACAAACATGGATCGTTTATTTTTGACAACTGATTGCAGCATATAATGAATTTGCGTGTTTTCCGCATTTGGCCCATAAAAATCAGGAAAATGGGCAAATAATACTGGAACTCCCGACTGCTTCGCCATGTTTTCTAACTTTAAACGAATTTTCCCCTTTTTTGTATGCGGACGTTTCGGAAACTCCTCCTTTACTGTTTCACCATTCCCCCTTCCATAAGCATAAATATTATCTACAATCGCAAGCTTCGTATTTTGCCTTTTAGCCGTATCAACAATATTTCCCATAATGATGGGGTGTTTCTCTTCCCATTCGGAATATGGGATATTAATAGCATGATAGATGATCGTCACTTGTTCAGCAGCCTTTATTAGCTCACTCTTTTGAAAAACATCCCCATTGTAAACCGTCACAAGTCCATTGCCTTCAAATAATCTTTCAAGCTTCTGCCTCGTTCTTGAAAAAGCGATCGTTTCAATCCCCCTTGAAGTAAGCTCATTCACCAAAGCATATCCCATTCCTCCAGAAGCACCAAGAACTAAAACTTTATTCATTCCCATCCTCCTTTAATTAACCACTGTTCAATTAATAGCAAAAAATTAATCAACTAGAATCCCTTTTAAAACAAAGTCGACATGAAAATTAGCAAGTCCTTTCACATCTTCGAACGATTGCCCACATCCACAATAATGAGCAACAAACCCATGAATAGCTAAAAAAATAGACCAAATTTCTCTTAATTTCAATGTCCGATTGCTTAATAAGTGCAAGGACTGCGCAAATTTTTCATAGACTAGATTAGAATTTTGGACTTGATAATTTCTTAACTCTTCCTCCTTCGTTAGAAACATCATCTCATAATGACTTTGATAATTTAGACCAAACCGGATAAACCCGAGTAATACTTCTCTTAACTTCTCTTCCTGTGAAAGATCTAAGGTTAAAATTCGCTCTAACTCCTCTTGAAGTAAAGAAAAATCCCGTGAAACCACTGCATAAAATAACTCAGCTTTATTTTGAAAATGATAATAAATCGCCCCATGACTATAATTTAGCTCTTTCGCAATCATCCGCATCGAAACATTCGAATACCCCTCCTTTACAAATAATCCCCTAGCCACATCCATTATTTTTTCCTTCGAAAGTTCCTCATCTACAGATTTCCTTGGTGACATATCACAATCTCCTTTAAATTAACCACCGTTCAATTAAAATATACAGAATACACCATTAAATGTCAATCCATTACAGGTGCCAGGCACCATCCAGGAAATCCCAATCACCATCTGGAAAATTTCATCAATTGGGGGAGTTCTACTGATAAATTGGATGGTGCCTGGCGCTTTTCACACGTGTCGTCGTTCCATCAGGTTGATTCCGATTCCGATCATGAGGACTCCCATTAGTGTGAGGATGCTTATTGGGAAGAGAAGTTCTTGGATGGTATGCCCGTATACGGTTGCTCCTTTTAGTGCTTCCATTCCGTAAAAGATGGGATCGGCTTTTGCGATTGCCAGTAGCGGTTTGGCCGTAACGATTTCAATCGGCCAGTAGGCTCCTCCAAGCATGGAGAGACT comes from Oikeobacillus pervagus and encodes:
- a CDS encoding threonine/serine exporter family protein, with translation MDKDQEVDIQSVIDICLLAGRIMMQSGAETYRAEDTMTRMAAAYGISQTHSFVTPTGIIFSMDGVNPTRLVRINERSTDLEKVARVNSISRKISSGDISLSEASAALKELEKANLAFPVWIQIIAAAVASGCFLIMFKGIWGDFLPAFFVGGIGFSSLLLIHHFTKVKFFAEFSSSFVIGLLSVLLVSLGLGEQLDKIIIGSVMPLVPGLLITNAVRDLMAGHFVSGLSKGAEAFLTAFAIGAGVAVVFSF
- a CDS encoding threonine/serine exporter family protein translates to MNYIIEQLSLSFIASAGFGIIFNAPRHSLIQCGFVGMIGWISYIVLADSGVDTVQASFVGAFFVALIGHVMAKRYKMPIIIFSVAGIIPLVPGGLSYDAMRHVAGNDYMAAIPLATKAFMISGAIAMGLVFAEVMVQLVLKGVKR
- a CDS encoding AAA family ATPase, coding for MPKVPTLIQFDRITHETMPHYYDFAISLQAIKDALIKETHTSYQMYRAEDNMEEIWDIVNQMVQHQSEKVKIMAHVFDCMEIATIGYTSFNNENQFIVKPSINNNVFLFQDFNVALAKLPIYQNHEDYEEDFIFAKDDQSLLEFSQYIYEKQKKYMQGFINIFVDTDEGIERVKERITNQVKREDVLLDEEMKTEIFRSFDEFFLHSGEFFKKYQIPYKRGILLYGAPGNGKTTLVKSIAGSVDAPVVYWQITEYTTSYSIKEVFSTVTKMAPMILVIEDIDSMPEETRSVFLNTLDGAASKEGIFLIGTTNYPEKIDPALINRAGRFDRAYEINLPNYEARKQYLQARKMEQFMSEEEIEQLAQETDGLSIAQLNELYMSIALQWHYDKKVKVDKIIQELQTNNKKTWRQDWETDPRQSMGFGF
- a CDS encoding LysE family translocator gives rise to the protein MGLYFTYVLAGLAIALPVGAITVEMMKQGLKKGFIHGWAVGLGGMTIDFILIIALYMGLASILSLPYIQTPMWLIGACFLAFLGYDSIKNADKDITMAGEKPTQSFSSSYRNGLLVAISPGNLVFWISVFGAVLSDSYDTTQPVKFLIVASGILTGIILHDVALLTIVSITRKVMNRTMIKWISIIAGCILISFSGYFFLEFITSFY
- a CDS encoding SDR family NAD(P)-dependent oxidoreductase, whose protein sequence is MNKVLVLGASGGMGYALVNELTSRGIETIAFSRTRQKLERLFEGNGLVTVYNGDVFQKSELIKAAEQVTIIYHAINIPYSEWEEKHPIIMGNIVDTAKRQNTKLAIVDNIYAYGRGNGETVKEEFPKRPHTKKGKIRLKLENMAKQSGVPVLFAHFPDFYGPNAENTQIHYMLQSVVKNKRSMFVGDQKIAREYIFTPDGAKALVELSLRDDAYNQNWNIPGFGVITGKDIVQIVKEITGYRKKVSTATKNMIRFMGLFDKGMREFVEMLYLNENPVVLNGGKYEKIIGPVPRTSYEEGLRQTLEFMNARHHP
- a CDS encoding TetR/AcrR family transcriptional regulator — protein: MSPRKSVDEELSKEKIMDVARGLFVKEGYSNVSMRMIAKELNYSHGAIYYHFQNKAELFYAVVSRDFSLLQEELERILTLDLSQEEKLREVLLGFIRFGLNYQSHYEMMFLTKEEELRNYQVQNSNLVYEKFAQSLHLLSNRTLKLREIWSIFLAIHGFVAHYCGCGQSFEDVKGLANFHVDFVLKGILVD